In a genomic window of Pseudoglutamicibacter albus:
- the dnaE gene encoding DNA polymerase III subunit alpha, whose product MAGSLDDGFVHLHTHTEYSMLDGAARVTDLFDEAQRLGMDSMAITDHGYLFGAYDFYRKAKDKGINPILGVEAYVTPGTARSDRTRVQWGTRDQKGDDVSGGGAYTHMTLWAENNEGWYNLNKAVSKASLDQVFSRWPRLDRELISQYSKGVIATTGCPSGEIQTRLRLGQYDEALRAAGEYKDIFGEGNYFLELMDHELEIEHRVRGDLMRLAKDLNLPLVATNDLHYTHEEDAKAHEALLAIQSGSTLLEPSYDQGGKRFAFNGSSYYLKSPREMRELFSELPEACDNTLMIAERCKVDFEPSIGKYMPQFPVPEGETEHTWLVKEVQRGLHYRYPDGVPEESQKQAEYELGIIERMGFPGYFLVVADFINWSKDHDIRVGPGRGSGAGSMVAYALRITDLDPLEHGLIFERFLNPERVSMPDFDVDFDDRRRGETIQYVIEKYGADKVSMIVTYGSIKTKQALKDASRVLGHPFAMGETLTKALPPAVMAKDISLWDVENPDAARYGEAGEFRELLESDPEARKVFETAKGLEGLKRQWGVHAAGVIMSSEPIIDVVPIMRRLQDGQVITQWDYPICESLGLIKMDFLGLRNLTIISDAMENIRLNGGEVPDLERLDTHNKAAYELLARGDTLGVFQLDGGPMRSLLRLMRPDNFEDISAVIALYRPGPMGANSHTNYALRKNGQQEITPIHPELAEPLAEILDTTYGLIVYQEQVMAIAQKVAGYSLGQADLLRRAMGKKKKEELDRQYQGFHDGMVERGFSEEAITSLWNILLPFSDYAFNKAHSAAYGLVSYWTAYFKANYPAEYMAALLTSVGTDKDKMALYLNECHRMGIKVLQPDVNESQNNFAPVGSDIRFGLGAVRNVGSHVVEAIVEAREEKGRFESFSDFLNKVGPQALNKRTIESLIKAGAFDDLGHHRRALTAIHEDAVDQAMALKRHEAAHQFDLFSMSGDESLANALDVEIPDIPEWDKKEKLSLEREMLGLYVSDHPLQGLGDALGRLADMPIATVVSDRGPQDGHTITIAGMITNLERRVAKNSGNPYAKCEIEDLSGSIEVMFFGQAYQPIATLLAEDLIVTVKGRFQRRDDGAISISAQELKIPDITADGGSGPLLVQIPTHQATEPVIRQLGDVLRTHPGKSEVRVKLIGSATIETMRLGSQYKVTPNAALFGDLKVLLGPDCLI is encoded by the coding sequence GTGGCTGGAAGTCTTGACGATGGTTTTGTTCACCTGCACACCCACACCGAATATTCGATGTTGGATGGTGCGGCCCGTGTTACTGATCTTTTCGATGAAGCCCAACGGTTGGGCATGGATTCGATGGCGATCACCGATCACGGCTATCTTTTCGGTGCCTACGATTTCTATCGGAAGGCTAAAGACAAAGGCATCAACCCCATCTTGGGTGTTGAAGCGTATGTGACTCCAGGTACTGCACGTAGCGACCGCACGCGTGTGCAGTGGGGTACGCGTGATCAAAAGGGCGATGACGTCTCCGGTGGTGGCGCTTATACCCACATGACGCTGTGGGCGGAGAATAACGAAGGCTGGTACAACCTCAACAAGGCGGTCTCGAAGGCGTCGCTGGATCAGGTTTTCTCGCGTTGGCCGCGCCTGGACCGTGAACTGATCTCCCAATACTCCAAGGGTGTTATCGCAACAACGGGTTGCCCATCGGGTGAGATTCAGACTCGCTTGCGGCTGGGTCAATACGATGAGGCGCTGCGTGCGGCCGGGGAGTACAAAGACATTTTCGGTGAGGGGAATTATTTCCTCGAGCTCATGGACCACGAGCTCGAAATCGAGCACCGCGTGCGTGGCGATCTGATGCGTCTAGCTAAAGACCTCAACCTGCCGCTGGTTGCGACTAACGACCTTCACTACACGCACGAAGAAGACGCGAAAGCACACGAAGCGCTCTTGGCGATCCAGTCCGGCTCAACCCTGTTGGAGCCCTCGTATGATCAGGGCGGTAAACGTTTCGCGTTCAACGGTTCCAGCTACTACTTGAAGTCACCGCGTGAAATGCGTGAGCTTTTCAGCGAGCTGCCTGAAGCGTGCGATAACACGCTGATGATCGCTGAACGGTGCAAGGTCGATTTTGAGCCATCGATCGGCAAATACATGCCACAGTTCCCGGTCCCGGAAGGGGAGACGGAGCACACGTGGCTGGTCAAGGAGGTTCAGCGCGGCCTGCACTACCGTTATCCGGATGGAGTTCCGGAAGAATCCCAGAAGCAGGCCGAATACGAGCTCGGGATTATCGAGCGTATGGGTTTCCCCGGCTACTTCCTGGTGGTCGCGGACTTCATCAACTGGTCCAAGGACCACGACATCCGTGTGGGGCCTGGGCGTGGTTCGGGTGCGGGCTCGATGGTCGCTTACGCGTTGCGTATTACTGACCTGGACCCGCTTGAGCACGGCTTGATCTTTGAGCGTTTCCTCAACCCAGAACGTGTCTCGATGCCGGACTTCGACGTCGACTTTGACGATCGCCGCCGCGGCGAAACCATCCAGTATGTGATCGAAAAATACGGTGCCGATAAGGTCTCGATGATCGTGACCTACGGTTCGATCAAAACAAAGCAGGCACTCAAGGATGCCTCCCGCGTGCTGGGTCACCCGTTCGCGATGGGCGAGACCCTGACTAAGGCTTTGCCGCCAGCGGTGATGGCTAAAGACATTTCGCTGTGGGACGTAGAGAACCCAGATGCCGCGCGCTACGGCGAGGCCGGCGAATTCCGCGAACTGCTCGAATCTGACCCGGAAGCCCGCAAGGTTTTCGAAACCGCGAAAGGCTTGGAAGGCCTCAAACGCCAGTGGGGTGTGCACGCGGCCGGGGTCATCATGTCTTCGGAACCGATCATCGATGTTGTGCCGATCATGCGTCGCCTCCAAGACGGACAGGTCATCACGCAGTGGGACTACCCGATTTGTGAATCCCTCGGCCTGATCAAGATGGACTTCTTGGGTCTGCGTAACCTCACGATCATCTCTGATGCGATGGAGAACATCCGCCTCAACGGGGGAGAGGTCCCGGACCTTGAACGGCTCGACACCCACAACAAGGCGGCCTATGAGCTGCTGGCTCGAGGCGACACACTCGGTGTTTTCCAGCTCGATGGCGGGCCGATGCGCTCTCTGCTGCGCCTCATGCGTCCAGACAACTTCGAAGACATTTCCGCGGTCATCGCGCTGTACCGTCCAGGCCCGATGGGCGCTAACTCCCACACGAATTATGCGTTGCGTAAAAACGGGCAGCAGGAGATCACCCCGATCCACCCGGAACTGGCTGAACCGCTCGCAGAAATCCTGGATACCACCTACGGTTTGATCGTCTACCAGGAACAGGTTATGGCGATCGCGCAGAAAGTCGCAGGCTATTCGCTGGGCCAGGCAGACCTCTTGCGGCGTGCGATGGGTAAAAAGAAGAAAGAAGAGTTGGATCGCCAGTATCAGGGATTCCATGACGGCATGGTCGAACGTGGCTTCTCCGAGGAGGCGATCACCTCGCTGTGGAACATCCTGCTCCCGTTCTCTGACTATGCGTTCAACAAAGCGCACTCCGCCGCCTACGGACTCGTGTCCTATTGGACCGCCTACTTCAAAGCCAACTATCCGGCCGAATACATGGCCGCGCTGTTGACCTCGGTCGGTACAGATAAAGACAAGATGGCGCTCTACCTCAACGAATGCCACCGGATGGGCATCAAGGTTCTGCAGCCTGACGTCAATGAATCCCAAAATAACTTCGCCCCAGTCGGAAGTGACATCCGCTTCGGGCTCGGTGCGGTCCGTAACGTCGGTAGCCACGTTGTGGAAGCCATCGTGGAGGCCCGCGAAGAAAAGGGACGTTTCGAGTCCTTCTCCGATTTCCTCAACAAAGTCGGCCCGCAAGCGCTCAACAAGCGCACCATCGAATCCCTCATCAAAGCAGGCGCTTTTGACGACCTCGGCCACCATCGCCGTGCATTGACCGCTATCCACGAAGATGCTGTGGATCAAGCGATGGCGCTCAAACGCCACGAGGCCGCACATCAATTCGACTTATTCAGCATGTCCGGGGATGAGAGCCTGGCGAACGCGCTCGATGTTGAAATCCCTGACATTCCTGAATGGGATAAGAAGGAAAAGCTCAGCCTCGAGCGTGAAATGTTGGGCCTCTACGTATCCGACCACCCGCTGCAGGGGCTGGGGGATGCGCTCGGCAGGCTCGCTGACATGCCGATCGCAACCGTGGTCTCCGACCGTGGCCCGCAAGACGGGCACACCATCACGATCGCCGGGATGATCACCAACCTTGAGCGGCGTGTTGCGAAGAACTCGGGCAACCCGTACGCCAAATGTGAGATTGAAGACCTCTCGGGTTCGATCGAGGTCATGTTCTTTGGGCAGGCGTACCAGCCGATCGCGACCTTGTTGGCAGAGGACCTCATCGTGACCGTCAAGGGCCGCTTCCAGCGCCGCGATGACGGGGCGATCTCGATCTCTGCGCAAGAGCTCAAGATCCCAGACATCACCGCTGACGGCGGCTCAGGCCCTTTGCTGGTTCAGATCCCAACACACCAGGCCACCGAGCCGGTGATCCGCCAACTCGGTGACGTCCTGCGAACCCACCCCGGTAAATCCGAAGTGCGGGTCAAACTCATCGGTAGCGCCACGATTGAAACGATGCGGTTGGGTTCCCAATACAAGGTCACCCCGAACGCAGCACTGTTCGGCGACCTCAAGGTGCTCCTAGGGCCGGACTGTCTCATCTAG
- a CDS encoding RluA family pseudouridine synthase codes for MSYESDARIITVAGTGQRLDVVVAKAADVSRTLAAQMIQDGQVSVDGQRGLKSMRPDAGSEITVRIEAAEEVEEPVQDIPIVYQDADLVVINKPVGVAAHPSPGWAGPTVTGQLARQGIAIATSGAQERAGIVQRLDVGTSGLMVVAKSEPAYAGLKQAFKDRTPTKIYHAVVQGLPDPMEGTIDAPIGRHPNATWRFAVVTDGRNAVTHYKLEEAFGIASLLRVKLETGRTHQIRVHFSAMGHPLVGDQQYGADPTVAAKLGLTRQWLHAKELGFTHPVTGEEMYLDAPYPQDLVDALELLREE; via the coding sequence GTGAGTTACGAATCTGATGCGCGCATCATCACGGTGGCAGGTACGGGACAACGGCTCGATGTGGTGGTCGCTAAAGCCGCAGACGTCTCGCGAACGCTCGCGGCTCAGATGATCCAAGACGGACAGGTGAGCGTGGATGGGCAGCGTGGCTTGAAGTCGATGCGCCCGGACGCCGGTTCTGAGATTACGGTGAGGATCGAAGCGGCTGAAGAAGTGGAGGAACCCGTGCAGGACATCCCGATTGTGTATCAAGACGCCGACCTTGTGGTGATCAACAAACCGGTCGGGGTCGCCGCGCACCCCTCCCCGGGATGGGCGGGGCCGACTGTCACGGGACAGCTGGCACGCCAGGGTATTGCGATCGCAACTTCAGGAGCGCAAGAGCGTGCCGGTATCGTACAGCGCCTCGATGTGGGCACATCGGGGCTCATGGTTGTTGCGAAATCCGAACCCGCCTATGCCGGGCTCAAGCAAGCGTTCAAAGACCGCACGCCGACCAAGATCTATCACGCCGTGGTCCAAGGGCTACCTGATCCGATGGAAGGCACCATCGATGCACCGATTGGCCGGCACCCGAACGCGACGTGGCGTTTCGCTGTAGTCACGGATGGCCGCAACGCCGTGACCCATTACAAGCTTGAAGAGGCATTCGGGATCGCCTCGCTGTTGCGGGTCAAACTTGAGACTGGGCGCACCCACCAGATCCGTGTGCATTTCTCCGCGATGGGCCACCCACTCGTGGGGGATCAGCAGTACGGAGCTGACCCGACCGTGGCGGCAAAACTGGGCCTGACGCGCCAGTGGCTGCACGCCAAAGAGTTAGGTTTCACACATCCAGTCACCGGGGAAGAGATGTACCTGGATGCCCCGTATCCGCAGGATCTTGTGGATGCACTCGAGCTTCTGCGTGAAGAGTGA
- the lspA gene encoding signal peptidase II, which produces MTTSKSTASRGGLAIIAGIILVIGYGFDQLTKYWVETQMRIGEIRWVIEPWFKWYSIRNPGAAFSMGEDFTWVFTVFMAVVSVAVVITLFKTRSRLWTIALASLLAGTLGNLTDRLFRPPAFGHGHVVDFISVGNFAIFNIADSLITCSVVAIVLLIWCNVPLKELKEQSLSESSSSGGSSSGASPSERGETVAQEDA; this is translated from the coding sequence ATGACAACGTCGAAGAGCACCGCATCCCGTGGAGGTCTCGCGATCATCGCGGGCATCATTCTGGTGATCGGTTACGGCTTTGATCAGCTGACCAAGTATTGGGTTGAAACGCAGATGAGAATCGGCGAGATCCGTTGGGTCATCGAGCCGTGGTTTAAGTGGTATTCGATCCGGAACCCGGGTGCGGCGTTTTCGATGGGTGAGGACTTCACATGGGTCTTCACCGTCTTCATGGCGGTGGTTTCCGTGGCGGTAGTGATCACGTTGTTCAAGACACGCTCGCGTTTGTGGACCATCGCTCTTGCTTCGTTGCTCGCCGGAACGCTCGGTAACCTGACGGACCGGCTTTTCCGCCCACCAGCTTTCGGACACGGCCACGTGGTGGACTTCATTTCGGTTGGCAATTTCGCGATCTTCAACATCGCAGACTCCCTGATCACATGCAGCGTGGTCGCGATCGTGTTGTTGATCTGGTGCAACGTGCCGTTGAAGGAGCTGAAAGAACAGAGCTTGAGCGAAAGCAGCTCTAGCGGGGGAAGCTCCAGCGGAGCAAGCCCCAGCGAACGCGGGGAAACAGTCGCTCAGGAGGACGCGTGA
- a CDS encoding DivIVA domain-containing protein, translating to MALTPDDVVNKRFQPTKFREGYDQDEVDDFLDEVVEELRRLNDENAELRRQLAECQEGNVVPAPVSATSETADHDVPEPVMPVSAATEATFPVSTSGGGTADEAAGVLQMAQRLHDEYVNQGAQERDRIVSEAQAQAQSLVSDAEAAAKKTTDDAEETKRRTLDDLAQKKSMLEDEIEDLKAFEADYRGRLRNYIADQLSDLDGQTPISAQI from the coding sequence ATGGCCCTCACGCCGGATGATGTAGTCAACAAACGCTTCCAGCCAACGAAGTTCCGTGAAGGCTACGACCAGGACGAAGTCGATGACTTCCTGGATGAGGTTGTAGAAGAACTTCGTCGCCTGAATGATGAGAACGCCGAGCTGCGCCGCCAGCTGGCTGAATGCCAGGAAGGAAACGTTGTTCCTGCACCAGTCTCCGCAACCTCGGAGACCGCAGACCACGATGTTCCAGAGCCTGTCATGCCAGTCTCTGCGGCAACCGAGGCAACGTTCCCGGTATCTACGTCTGGCGGTGGCACCGCAGACGAGGCCGCAGGCGTTCTGCAGATGGCCCAGCGCCTCCACGACGAATACGTCAACCAGGGCGCTCAGGAACGCGATCGCATCGTTTCCGAGGCACAGGCTCAGGCGCAGTCGCTTGTCTCTGACGCTGAAGCAGCAGCTAAGAAGACCACCGACGACGCCGAAGAAACCAAGCGTCGCACGCTCGATGATCTTGCACAGAAGAAGAGCATGCTCGAAGACGAGATCGAAGACCTCAAGGCCTTCGAAGCCGATTACCGCGGCCGTCTGCGTAACTACATCGCAGACCAGCTATCTGATCTTGACGGCCAGACCCCAATCTCGGCACAGATCTAA
- a CDS encoding YggT family protein: MIFGVIYLALSVFMYLLMARIVVSFIDSFVRDWRPRGAALVFASTVNRTTEPLLGWVRKAMPPVNFGGVQLDLSFILVFFVVSIVKGLVFQMGVGFV, from the coding sequence GTGATCTTTGGCGTGATTTATCTGGCGTTGAGCGTGTTTATGTATCTGCTAATGGCGCGCATTGTCGTGAGTTTCATCGACTCTTTTGTTCGTGACTGGCGCCCGCGGGGCGCCGCTCTTGTATTCGCGAGCACTGTCAACCGCACCACAGAACCCCTGCTCGGGTGGGTTCGCAAGGCGATGCCTCCGGTGAATTTCGGCGGCGTCCAGCTGGACCTTTCGTTCATTCTCGTGTTCTTCGTGGTGTCCATTGTGAAGGGACTTGTGTTCCAAATGGGTGTAGGATTTGTGTAG
- a CDS encoding cell division protein SepF: MAGALRKTMIYLGLAEAEDEDLKRPEPAKTVKPAVSEQVRQEVKSKPVEVKPEPAKPQLVEVAQPETAPKAAEEFRAPVTPIKRAASAPEEDTELRQITTVHPRSYNDAKTIGESFRDGIPVIMNVTDMGESEAKRLVDFSAGLVFALRGNIERVTNKVFLLTPHGVEILGEELTGDSQSAFFNQS, encoded by the coding sequence ATGGCAGGAGCCCTCCGCAAAACCATGATCTACCTAGGCCTGGCTGAGGCGGAGGATGAAGACCTCAAGCGTCCTGAGCCGGCGAAGACCGTTAAGCCCGCCGTTTCGGAGCAGGTGCGCCAAGAGGTAAAATCCAAGCCAGTAGAGGTGAAGCCAGAACCGGCTAAACCGCAACTGGTAGAAGTTGCACAGCCCGAGACGGCGCCGAAAGCTGCGGAAGAATTCCGCGCTCCGGTGACGCCCATCAAGCGCGCGGCGTCCGCGCCGGAGGAGGACACTGAGTTGCGTCAGATTACGACTGTTCACCCGCGCTCTTACAACGATGCCAAGACGATCGGTGAGAGCTTCCGTGATGGTATTCCGGTGATCATGAACGTCACTGACATGGGGGAGTCTGAGGCCAAGCGTCTTGTTGATTTCTCGGCTGGACTCGTGTTCGCTCTACGCGGCAATATTGAGCGTGTAACCAATAAGGTCTTCTTGCTCACTCCGCATGGCGTTGAAATTTTGGGTGAAGAACTCACTGGGGATAGCCAGTCAGCGTTTTTCAACCAAAGCTAA
- a CDS encoding YggS family pyridoxal phosphate-dependent enzyme — protein sequence MSNTHGQPQDLQTPSLNATDSRREELATRLSAVKERITRATKEAGRTEEPTLIVVTKFFPPSDVAALYDLGVRNVGENREQEATPKAAALAEYAPDLRWHFIGQLQSNKVNRVVRYAQEIHSVDRASLVKALARAGQRRVDEGFEPLGCYVQVDVRKDQPDDGRGGVSINNAPELADSIAENPGLQLRGVMTVAPLDEAPEIAFQRIGELAHRIQETHPDASGISAGMSHDLEQAIFAGATHLRIGSDVLGSRSPVR from the coding sequence GTGAGCAACACCCACGGGCAACCCCAGGACCTGCAGACACCAAGCCTCAACGCAACCGATTCCCGCCGCGAAGAACTTGCAACCCGCCTCAGCGCAGTCAAAGAGCGCATCACGCGAGCAACCAAGGAGGCGGGGCGAACCGAGGAACCCACGCTCATTGTGGTCACAAAGTTCTTCCCACCATCGGATGTCGCTGCCCTGTATGACCTCGGGGTACGCAACGTGGGGGAGAACCGCGAGCAAGAAGCTACACCTAAAGCCGCAGCACTAGCCGAATATGCACCGGATTTGCGTTGGCACTTCATCGGCCAGTTGCAAAGCAACAAAGTTAATCGTGTGGTCCGGTATGCACAGGAAATTCATTCGGTTGATCGTGCCTCACTTGTGAAGGCGCTGGCTAGGGCTGGGCAACGTCGGGTGGACGAAGGTTTCGAACCGCTTGGTTGCTACGTTCAGGTCGATGTGCGGAAGGACCAGCCCGATGATGGCCGCGGCGGCGTAAGTATTAATAATGCGCCCGAATTGGCCGACAGTATCGCTGAAAATCCGGGTCTTCAGTTGCGTGGTGTTATGACTGTTGCACCCCTAGATGAGGCGCCAGAGATAGCTTTTCAGCGGATAGGTGAACTGGCCCATCGAATTCAAGAAACACACCCGGATGCGAGTGGAATCTCGGCCGGTATGAGTCATGATCTAGAGCAAGCAATTTTTGCAGGGGCGACACACCTACGCATCGGGTCGGATGTGCTGGGTTCTCGCTCACCTGTGCGTTAG
- a CDS encoding polyphenol oxidase family protein produces the protein MRCETFTLHPDVAVAFTGRTEGNLAVHTVEGPSVALVLHARTRVEQRLGMKPGSLAFMSQVHSPFVAVIDSDGAWADTCQREHNVPTADALVDVSARYAPAVLTADCIPIAIAASLPAGRTATAVVHAGRTGLIDGVIQNTLKALTDQHAAELEAWIGPAICGRCYEVPQTMVTDAVAALPGAASEVIASTTSWGTPSLDLPRASRAILEEYGVLVHEADECTLENSAWYSYRGENKHERNATIIYQRNIQ, from the coding sequence ATGCGCTGCGAAACGTTCACACTTCACCCGGACGTTGCCGTAGCGTTCACAGGCCGCACGGAGGGGAACCTCGCCGTACATACGGTAGAGGGCCCCTCCGTTGCGCTTGTGTTGCACGCGCGGACACGTGTTGAACAGCGTCTTGGTATGAAGCCGGGTTCGCTGGCTTTCATGTCGCAAGTGCATAGCCCGTTCGTAGCGGTCATTGATTCCGATGGTGCTTGGGCTGACACGTGCCAGCGAGAGCACAATGTGCCAACAGCTGATGCGTTGGTCGATGTCAGTGCACGGTATGCCCCCGCCGTGTTGACAGCAGACTGCATACCGATTGCGATCGCGGCGAGCCTCCCGGCAGGCCGCACCGCTACGGCAGTAGTTCACGCCGGGCGTACAGGTCTTATCGACGGAGTTATTCAGAACACCCTGAAAGCGTTGACCGACCAACATGCAGCCGAGCTTGAAGCGTGGATCGGGCCGGCGATCTGTGGGCGGTGCTATGAAGTGCCCCAAACGATGGTTACCGATGCGGTCGCCGCACTGCCAGGGGCCGCATCGGAAGTTATCGCTTCCACCACCAGCTGGGGAACACCATCTTTAGATCTGCCGCGAGCAAGCCGCGCCATCTTAGAAGAATACGGAGTCTTGGTGCATGAGGCAGACGAATGCACACTCGAGAACTCCGCTTGGTACTCCTACCGCGGAGAAAACAAGCACGAGCGCAACGCGACCATCATCTATCAGCGAAACATTCAATAG
- the ftsZ gene encoding cell division protein FtsZ yields the protein MAVGQENIAVIKVVGVGGGGVNAVNRMIEEGLRGVEFIAINTDLQALMLSEADVTLEIGRELTRGLGAGANPDVGRQAAEDHEEEINDLLTGADMVFVTAGEGGGTGTGAAPVVARIARSLGALTIGVVTRPFTFEGRRRANSAEAGIDALRDEVDTLIVIPNDRLLAISDERITMLDAFKAADQVLLSGVQGITDLITTPGVINLDFADVKTVMEGAGSALMGIGAASGENRALEAAEQAIASPLLEASIEGAQGVLLSFQGGSDLGLFEINDAARLVQEVVHPEANIIVGSAIDESMGDQVRITVIAAGFDQVDKTSRPAQPSQVSQSNQQPVPPRVDEQASGTPTLAAVPHPVPTQEQDLPVPASIEEEDEENDVPEVVEPVMPPGRDALDVPDFLK from the coding sequence GTGGCAGTTGGACAAGAAAACATCGCCGTCATCAAGGTGGTCGGTGTTGGCGGCGGTGGCGTCAACGCAGTCAACCGTATGATCGAGGAAGGCCTCCGTGGCGTCGAATTCATTGCCATCAACACTGACCTTCAGGCGCTCATGCTCTCTGAAGCGGATGTGACCCTTGAAATTGGTCGCGAACTGACCCGCGGCCTCGGCGCCGGCGCTAATCCGGATGTTGGCCGTCAGGCTGCAGAAGATCACGAAGAAGAAATCAACGATCTTCTCACTGGCGCTGACATGGTTTTCGTGACCGCAGGTGAAGGCGGCGGCACCGGCACGGGCGCGGCCCCTGTCGTCGCTCGCATCGCTCGCTCGCTGGGTGCTTTGACTATCGGTGTTGTGACCCGCCCGTTCACGTTCGAAGGCCGCCGCCGTGCGAACTCGGCAGAAGCTGGCATCGACGCGTTGCGTGATGAGGTTGACACCCTCATCGTGATTCCGAACGACCGCCTGCTTGCCATCTCTGACGAACGCATCACCATGCTGGATGCGTTCAAGGCCGCAGACCAGGTTTTGCTCTCAGGAGTGCAGGGCATCACGGACCTCATCACAACCCCAGGCGTGATCAACCTCGACTTTGCAGACGTCAAGACTGTCATGGAAGGCGCGGGCTCCGCGCTCATGGGTATCGGTGCCGCAAGCGGGGAGAACCGTGCACTCGAGGCAGCCGAGCAGGCTATTGCCTCCCCACTTTTGGAAGCAAGCATCGAAGGCGCGCAGGGCGTTCTGTTGTCCTTCCAGGGCGGCTCGGATCTGGGCCTGTTCGAGATCAACGATGCGGCACGCTTGGTCCAGGAAGTCGTTCACCCAGAAGCCAACATCATCGTTGGCTCCGCAATCGACGAATCGATGGGCGACCAGGTGCGCATCACCGTCATCGCTGCCGGATTCGACCAGGTTGATAAGACCTCCCGCCCGGCTCAGCCTAGCCAGGTGAGCCAGTCGAACCAACAGCCTGTTCCACCTCGCGTTGATGAACAGGCATCGGGAACACCGACGCTCGCTGCGGTGCCTCATCCGGTCCCAACACAGGAACAGGACCTGCCGGTTCCTGCCAGCATCGAAGAAGAAGACGAAGAGAACGACGTTCCAGAGGTTGTGGAACCGGTCATGCCACCGGGGCGCGACGCACTGGATGTCCCGGATTTCTTGAAGTAA
- a CDS encoding cell division protein FtsQ/DivIB: MKSDDELEFSAVARPKETGSAEQDSAKQDSAEQPGARQDSTEQESTAQDSTAADGVAPVSQFEPPPPEPQPEADSQPDVDSELVPESQSEAPLPAPTPIRPHKKDQARKRKKWRRMAGVGACLLFVGGMVALSFSPLAKVEKVSVSGSKLADSAKIVEALKPLEGKPVGSLNNREITGLLKKFPAIQDVRIQLDGPHDLRVEVVEHRQVAVMERDGKKMIVGDNGVALKEVSGDEADKLPLVRVPEKDPGHQIFDGVVQALAELPGGVLATLKQAEAKSVDTVTFKLRDGRKIVWGGPEDGPMKAALVETFLNQKDVKDKVIDVSTPQRPVTSNE, from the coding sequence ATGAAATCCGATGACGAGCTTGAGTTCAGCGCGGTAGCCCGTCCCAAGGAAACAGGCAGCGCTGAGCAAGACAGCGCTAAACAAGACAGCGCTGAGCAGCCCGGAGCTAGGCAAGACAGCACGGAGCAAGAAAGCACAGCGCAAGACAGCACGGCGGCAGACGGCGTTGCTCCGGTGTCCCAGTTTGAACCGCCGCCACCTGAACCGCAGCCAGAGGCGGACTCTCAGCCTGATGTGGACTCTGAGCTCGTTCCAGAGTCTCAGAGCGAGGCGCCGTTACCTGCTCCGACGCCGATTCGGCCTCATAAGAAGGATCAGGCTCGCAAACGGAAGAAGTGGCGCCGGATGGCTGGTGTTGGGGCGTGCTTGCTGTTTGTGGGCGGCATGGTTGCGTTGTCGTTCAGCCCGCTAGCCAAGGTTGAAAAGGTCAGCGTTTCCGGTTCGAAACTTGCCGATAGCGCCAAGATCGTTGAGGCGCTTAAGCCGCTGGAGGGGAAACCGGTCGGCAGTCTTAACAACCGGGAGATCACGGGTCTTCTGAAGAAGTTCCCCGCTATTCAGGATGTCCGTATCCAGCTGGATGGTCCGCATGATCTGCGCGTTGAGGTTGTTGAGCATCGACAGGTTGCTGTCATGGAACGCGACGGTAAGAAGATGATCGTTGGCGATAACGGCGTGGCGCTCAAGGAAGTATCTGGTGATGAGGCCGATAAGCTGCCTCTGGTGCGTGTTCCGGAGAAAGACCCTGGGCATCAGATTTTCGACGGTGTAGTCCAGGCGCTTGCGGAACTTCCCGGTGGCGTTTTGGCTACGTTGAAGCAGGCAGAAGCGAAATCAGTGGACACCGTGACGTTCAAGTTGCGTGACGGGCGTAAGATTGTGTGGGGCGGACCTGAGGACGGGCCTATGAAGGCCGCGTTGGTTGAAACGTTCCTCAACCAAAAAGACGTCAAAGACAAGGTCATTGATGTCTCAACGCCTCAGCGACCCGTCACGAGCAATGAATAA